The following are from one region of the Macaca nemestrina isolate mMacNem1 unplaced genomic scaffold, mMacNem.hap1 Scaffold_53, whole genome shotgun sequence genome:
- the LOC139361494 gene encoding lysine-specific demethylase PHF2-like isoform X1 has translation MTAVTRGLQVVRVWDAPHRACFPLQGTSERESQVPSLPSSPTPRMPSFVEPPNIMKKLPWVENYWLDDILLAKPKVTQYYLICMKESYTNFHIDSGHLCLIPRVQRGENLLSHQASLSQHLCECWRSASNHSEMFFAHQVDKCRARPSSFPQALTELSWAPRPAATQGQLSPRPPQLCRAQWGSLSWRAWDLDPPPASPA, from the exons ATGACAGCTGTGACGCGTGGCCTGCAGGTGGTGAGAGTGTGGGACGCACCTCACAGAGCATGTTTCCCACTCCAGGGGACATCAGAAAGGGAGTCTCAGGTTCCCTCTCTaccttcctctcccacccccaggaTGCCCAGCTTCGTGGAGCCACCTAACATCATGAAGAAACTGCCCTGGGTAGAAAACTACTGGCTAGACGATATATTGCTGGCCAAGCCCAAAGTGACCCAGTACTACCTGATCTGCATGAAGGAAAGCTACACCAACTTCCACATCGACTCGGGGCACCTCTGCCTGATACCGCGTGTTCAAA GGGGAGAGAACCTTCTGTCTCATCAGGCCAGCCTCAGCCAACATCTGTGTGAGTGCTGGCGGTCTGCCTCTAACCACAGCGAGATGTTCTTTGCCCACCAGGTCGACAAATGCAGGGCCAGACCCTCTTCATTCCCTCAG GCACTGACAGAGCTCTCATGGGCCCCAAGGCCTGCAGCCACCCAGGGGCAATTGTCGCCTCGTCCACCTCAGCTATGCAGGGCCCAATGGGGAAGCCTGAGCTGGCGTGCCTGGGACCTGGATCCACCCCCAGCATCACCTGCTTGA
- the LOC139361494 gene encoding lysine-specific demethylase PHF2-like isoform X2 — translation MTAVTRGLQVVRVWDAPHRACFPLQGTSERESQVPSLPSSPTPRMPSFVEPPNIMKKLPWVENYWLDDILLAKPKVTQYYLICMKESYTNFHIDSGHLCLIPRVQSRQMQGQTLFIPSGTDRALMGPKACSHPGAIVASSTSAMQGPMGKPELACLGPGSTPSITCLMVSALKAAIWWLPEHMKCNGC, via the exons ATGACAGCTGTGACGCGTGGCCTGCAGGTGGTGAGAGTGTGGGACGCACCTCACAGAGCATGTTTCCCACTCCAGGGGACATCAGAAAGGGAGTCTCAGGTTCCCTCTCTaccttcctctcccacccccaggaTGCCCAGCTTCGTGGAGCCACCTAACATCATGAAGAAACTGCCCTGGGTAGAAAACTACTGGCTAGACGATATATTGCTGGCCAAGCCCAAAGTGACCCAGTACTACCTGATCTGCATGAAGGAAAGCTACACCAACTTCCACATCGACTCGGGGCACCTCTGCCTGATACCGCGTGTTCAAA GTCGACAAATGCAGGGCCAGACCCTCTTCATTCCCTCAG GCACTGACAGAGCTCTCATGGGCCCCAAGGCCTGCAGCCACCCAGGGGCAATTGTCGCCTCGTCCACCTCAGCTATGCAGGGCCCAATGGGGAAGCCTGAGCTGGCGTGCCTGGGACCTGGATCCACCCCCAGCATCACCTGCTTGATGGTCAGTGCACTGAAAGCGGCTATTTGGTGGCTTCCAGAGCATATGAAGTGTAACGGATGTTGA